One Aphelocoma coerulescens isolate FSJ_1873_10779 chromosome 22, UR_Acoe_1.0, whole genome shotgun sequence genomic window, AGGACGACGGACGGCGACGGAGCATCCCCCGAGGGCAACGGGCGGCGGACGGCGACGGAGCATCCCCCGGGGGCAACGGGCGGCGGACGGCGACGGAGCATCCCCCGGGGGCAACGGGCGGCGGACGGCGACGGAGATGGGCGGAACTCCACCGGGACAACGAGGGAccaaatcggaagagttcggacaccatcCACAGCCCACCGAAGTTACAAACAAagtaaaattggcaaaaatcacatcaaatgccttgactGATCTTTGTTTTCCCAGCACGGATGGctcggggctgtctccgtccctctgttctggggagtcctggggggtcttgaggcctctcctgtcggggaacaaTCGGGGGTGGggcggtgtcacaatgggcgCTCGGTTCCGTGAGGTTCCCCTGGGTGACAGCGCTGCCCTGGGTTCCAggaggtcctgctgtgtcacaatcgcCTCGGTTCCGTGAGATTCCATTTCCTGGCACTGTTTTGCCATGGAATTCTATGGAATTCATGGAATCTGTCCTCATCCTGGTGTAAGAGCAAATGGAAAGCGGAATTGGAAAGGAAGGAACAATTTGCTGCCTTTGGAAACGGCTTCTCTCAGGCGTGGGGGCGAGACAATCGAAAGGAGAATTTAACGGCACGAGTCACCTCCTTCAGGGTTCCAATAATCCCTTTCCAGCAGCGGGAAATGAATGCTCAGAGATGGAAGTGAAGAAACAACAAGTGTTTATCGGCAAACAGGGTGGCCGCAGGTAGAGAAAGGAAGCGAATAACGGCCCAGGGCACCTTTGGGGTCGTGTCCAGCCTCTCGCCCACGCTCACTTGTGCCCATtgcgggagctgcgggaggCGGTACCCGCTACCCAAAACAACCAACCTGACGgtgtttatattatttttttacccCCTTTGCAGCTGCCGCCGTCGCTCCCGGGTCATAAATTCGGTTTTCAGGTCAGGAGCAGCGGCTCTGCCGCGACCCCCGGAGCCGCGAAGGTGCCGAGAGGTGCGAGCCTGAATGAATCATTTTTGGCACTCGACCCCATTGGCTGCCGCGAAGGCTGGGGCGGGGCTTACCGGGGGTATATAAAGGGCAGGAGCGGCGTTCTCCTCAGTGCTGTTCCTGCCGCCCCTGAGGCGCCGATCGCGCCATGGccgccgcgctccggcccctcCGCGCCCTCAGCCGCGCCGCGCTGGAGCCCCGCGACCGCCGCCTGCACCTCAGCGCCGCCCGGTACGGCCCGGGACACCGGGAGGGTGTGTTGGGGTGGTTGGGAGGGAGGTGGGAGCAGcggccgccccgctccgcccggtGCCGCTGAGGGATGTGGAGGGAGCGGCCCAGGCCGGGTCGGTCGCCGCCCGGGCCGGGGTCGCGGCCCGTTTTGCCCTCGCGGCTCCGGGGTGAGCGGGCGGGCCCCCAGCGGCCGCGCCGAGCGCTGCAGGCTGATGAAATCCCGCGGCCGCCTTGCGTGGGAGTGCGGGGCTGCCCCGGGCACTGAGGGACCGGGAGCTCCCCGCAGCGGGGTGCGAGGAGCGGAGAAGGACGGAAACCACCCCCGCATGGCGGGGACAGAGAGCACCCCCAGGCGCTCCTTGGGCACGGGGGCACACGGTCAGAGAGCACCCTGAGCACTCTCCAGGTGCTGGGGTGAGAGGGGCAGAGACCCccgagcattccctggggtgacagggacagaggcCACCCCGAGCACTCTCCAGGCAGAGACCCCCGAGCATCCCACCCTGCTCCAAATGGGGTTCTGGGCTCATTCTTTGCCCGCCTGAAAGGCTATGGtgcttctccctctccctgggAGCCCAAGGCTGCCCAGTCTCGGGGGAAGGTCCTGATGAGTTTTGCAGCAGTTCTCGGGGTGGTTTTCCATAAttccagctgtccctggagctcaggatTGTAGCTAGAGAAGGTCAGAAAAGAGCGCTGTTGGACTGAATGCAGGATCCGGGTAGGAGAAGATGCATCCAGAGGCAGCTGATGGATTTTTGAGGAGAAAGTGCAGCAATGGAGCTTGGCTGGGGTGGAGCAGGGAGGGTTGGAAACTGCGCTGTGGGTCAGCTGTCTCTGGATTCCTGGGGCAGGTGGAGTAGGTTTTGGAGTTGTGATGCAGTTTGGCTGGGAATTGCTCCAGAAATGGGCAGGTTCCAGCGATTTGGGAAGGCCCCAGGAGTGCTGTGGGGAGCATCTGCCTGCTCTTGCTTGGAGGTGAGGAGAATCAGGCCAGCAAGTGCTGGGCATGAGACCTTGCAGCAAGGCCAGGCTTAAATCATAGAATGTCCAGAGCGGGAAGGGACCCACTGGGGTCATCaatccagcccctggccctgcacagacaccccaaaaccccacctgtGAGATCGCTGCAGCCTGGAATGTGACTGGATGTTCCCAGTTAGCCTGGAAATCAGTACAAGGAACTGCTTGGACAGGGCTTGAAGGGCTCAACGtccctctctcttttccccctgGTTTTCCTGCTCCATCCTGCCCTGGCTGGGAGCTGGTGGCCCTGAGGCTGTAGTGATGCTTTCCCTGGTGCAGGGGGGACGCCGTGGTGATCTCGGGGCGGAAGCTGGCCCGGCAGATCCGGCTGGAAGCGCGGCACGAGGTGCAGCAGTGGGTGGCAGCGGGGAACAAGAGGCCCCACCTGAGCGTGGTGCTGGTGGGGGAGAACCCGGCCAGCCACTCCTACGTCCTCAACAAAACCAAAGCGGCGGCTGACGTGGGTAAGTCTGGCGTTCCCGCCCCAAAAAAGTGCAGGTTGGTTGGGAATCCTCGATGCTGGAAGCTTTTTGGGATGTATCCACCCACCCGACGGCTTTTCGCCTTTCCCTGGAGATTGGCATCTCCTGGCTGCCTGGTTGGACCGGGGTGTGGTGGATAAATGTGATCTGTTGGCTCCTTCAGGGCAACCCAAGCTCTgtggttggggtttttcagcTTTCCCGTTTTTAGTGTGTCCAGGGGGCTCTCAggctgtgtggttttgttttcacagCAGGACGCTTTGCTTGggtttttccctgccctgggaaggTCCCAAACACCCTTTCCCAGGCCACCAGCCCCATATAATTGTCCTCAACACCAAATCCCAACACTTGCGAAGGcttctccagcctggaagctgCACAAACCCTGCCATCCTCAGCGTGCACTGCCCAGCTTTGGCCAGGCAGCGAGCCAGGCCAGCTTAAATCCTCGAAATCCAGGGAAGTCACCCTTTTGTGCCTCACTGACGCCGTGGCTTCGGCGATTCCAGGGATCAGCAGCGAGACCATCCTCAGGCCGGCTTCCATCAccgaggaggagctgctggatttGATTGGAAAACTCAACAACGACACAGCCGTGGATGGGCTGCTGGTGCAGCTTCCCCTGCCTGGTGAGCGGCTCAGTTCCCTCCTCCTCCATTCCCACAAAGCTTCCAAGGATTGCCCCGAGTGGCGTGGGGCAGCACGGGGGGGATCCTGCCCTGATCCTGctcctcagcaccagctgcctgcagcagttCAGTCCCTGGGGGTCAGGGAATCTATTCCTGTGCTGGGAGTATCAACTTCCCGAGCCGGGCGGTGGCCTTGGGGCTGCCTAAAAATACCCTCGGCGTGAGCAGGGCTGTGGTTGCAGAGCGCTTCCAGTGCCCcgtgctgggagctggcagcgTACAACTGGGAGTGCTGGGCGGCTTCAGGCCCCCAGAGCTCTGACAGGGCTCTGGGTCAGGGCTTGGGATCATAATTCCGGCTCAGGGTCGCAATTCCAGCCTGGGGCTTGGGGTCACAGTTCCAGCTCAAGACTTGGGGTCAAAGCTCAGGGTTATAACTCTGGCTCAGGGTCACAATTCCAGCTCAGGGCTCTAGGTTGCAATTGCAGCTCAGAGCTCGGGGTCAGAGCTCCAGTTTGGGGTCCCAATTCCAGCTCAGGGCTTGGGGTCAGAGCTCCAGTTTgggctcagagctccatcccagGACTTGGGGTCCCAGTTGCAGCTCAGGGTCAGCTGCAGAGCGTGGCTGGCAGCACAGCCCGGGTTCAGGGCTGCTCCCTGAGCGCTCACTGCCCTCTCCCAGAGCACATCGACGAGCGCAAGGTCTGCAACGCCGTGAGCCCGGACAAGGACGTCGACGGCTTCCACGTGATCAACGTGGGCCGCATGTGCCTGGACCAGTACTCCATGCTTCCTGCCACGCCCTGGGGCGTCTGGGAGATCATCAAGAGAACAGGtgagggctgctgctgctgcagcatttgGCTGATTCCCAGCGTAATTCCAGCTCAGCTTTAAAGGTTCCCAGCTGGAGAAGTTCGTTGTGTGAtgggggagcagctctgggctgcccGGAGGGCAGAGAGGCCCTCAGAGAgacctgggcagggcagggagggacaaTCCCCAAACCTGTGGCGTTTAACCAGGGAAGGGCCGGATTCTGCCCCAGAATGGGCACCCCTGGCTggctgggtgggtgggtgggctctgtgtgacagggacagagccagggaacggccagagctgggccagggcaaggctcagggtgggattttggggtgtcagtgcagggccaggggttgggtcAGGGATCCCagtgggtccctcccagctcaggacaggctgtgactctgtgatttgTCCCCTGCAGGAATCCCAACGCTGGGCAGAAACGTGGTGGTGGCGGGCAGGTCCAAGAACGTGGGGATGCCGATCGCGATGCTGCTCCACACCGACGGCAGCCACGAGCGGCCCGGAGGTAGGAGTGGGGTGGCCTCAGGGAGGAACCTCACAGCTCTCCTCTTTAGCCCCCTAAAGCGCTCCTAGCCGCTTCTTGGTCAGGGAGCTGGCCCAGGGTGGAATAATCCTGTACACGGTCCTGGAATCACAGGGTTGCTCAAGTGCCGCATCCACGTGTGGTTTGAACACCTCCGGGGTTGGGCGCTCCGccttttccctgggcagcctcttccagtgctttACAACCTTTCCATGATGAATTTTTTCCCGATATCCAACCCaaacttcccctggcacagctcaagGCTTTTTTATCTTGTCCTGCCCCTCGGTctgaccctgccctggctgcctcCTCCTGTCATCCTGTGGAGAGCCAGGAGGTCCCCCCTGAGCATCCTTCAGCAGTTCCTTGCCCtgttccaccccaaatccctgcctctccctccaggggctgctccctgaCATTCCTGATGGACGCAGGGCTGgcctggaaggggaagatgcTGGCTGGGTTTGGGTGCTGTGTGTGAGCCCCTGGCCCTTGTCATCGCAGGTGACGCCACGGTGACGATCTCACACCGCTACACGcccaaggagcagctgaagcaGCACACGATCCGTGCGGACATTGTGGTGGCAGCCGCAGGTGAGGGTGGCCCCAGCAGGGCTCGGGGTGatcctgctgggaatgctgggtgTGGAATGTCCTCTGGGAAGCAGCAcctggcagggagcagctgatCCCATTCTCAGCAGGAATGGAGAATCAGGGAATGTGTTTgggtgggagggacccacagggatccctgacccaacccctggccctgcacagacaccccaaaatcccaccctgggcatccctggcagcgctgtccaaatgctcctggagcagccttggggctgtgcccagcaccctctgggggaagaacctttcccaaaatccagcctgagcctgccctggcccagctctggccgttccctggctctgtccctgtcacacagagcccacccacccacccagccAGCCAGGGGTGCCCATTCCTGGGGCAGAATCTGGCCCTTCCCTGGTTAAACGCCACAGGTTTGGGGAttgtccctccctgccctgcccaggtcTCTCTGagggcctctctgccctctgggcagcccagagctgctcccagctcagcgTCAGCAGCACACCCAGTGCTCCTCCCGCTCCTGAGCCCAGGTCCTTGGTGAGGATGTTGAGGAGCCcagggctgaggatggagccctgcagaACCCAGCAGTGCCCGCCCCCAGCCTGGTGTCCCTGACACCCTTTGTGCCAGCCCTGTCACACAGCTGGACAAAACAGCCTCTGTTGTCCATCAGGCCTGGGTTTatgtggggaggaggggaaataAAAGGTCCCAAAAAGTGGCCTCTGCTCCCGAGGCACCTGCAGGGCACCAGGATCCCCTCGGAgccgggctctgctccaggctcagcctggcacagcagctgagctggtTTGGGGGCCTCTTTTGGCAGCAGAAGTTGAGGGGAGcctgtggggagggaggagaggaaaggtGGGTTGGAAAGGACGTGCTGGAAGGCTGGGGAGTCATGGGGGAGGCTCGGCGTGGGAGTGACCGGGGGAAGCGTGAGCGGAGCAGAGGGAGACGCCAGTAGCGGAGATAAAGGCAGGCTGGGAGTGGATCCCCGATATCTGGCAGAAGCAGATGCTCACCCCACCCTGAAGGGCTGGGTGAggcccagggagctgctgccagccctccctggcacagccagagccGTGCccggctgggatggggtgggttTGGGCACTGCCCCAGCTCCTCGTGCCTCGGGGCAGCTGGAAAATGGGCACCGAAGAGCCCTGGAGCTGAAACGTTGGAAGGTTTCCCCGTGGAGGGGGGTGTggtgctgcctgctctgccagAGCTCCCTGTGGGAGGAttcctgctctgtgccctgaGGTTATCAGGGAGCAGCTCCGGCAGAAAACAGAAATCACAGGACGGTTCAGGCTGCaaggaccttaaggatcatccttTCCACCACATCAGGGTTTCCAAGCCTGGCCTTGGATATTTGCAGGGCTCCCGGGGCAGCCACAGTTGCTCTGCACAGGgcctcccaccctcccagggaaagaTTCCTTCCAAAAATCCCACCTAAACTTCCCCTCTTCCAGTTGGAAAGTGAAACACCTGCAGTGTTTACCAGTTGTGCCTCTGGGGGTAGGATTGCATTTCTTAGGATGGTTTAGGTTGGGAAAAAACCCCGTAAGATTCTTGAATCCCATTGTGTAGGGAAGCAGGAAGGCGCAGGTGGGTTGGAACATGCTGGGAATGTGGGATGAGGGGGATCGGGGCACCACTGAGGGGGTGGTTGTGCTTTTCTAGGCATCCCCAACCTGATCACAGCCGACATGATCAAGGAAGGAGCCGCCGTGATCGACGTGGGGATCACGAGGGTGCAGGATCCCGTCACTGCCAAGCTCAGGCTGGTTGGGGACGTGGATTTTGAAGGTAGGGAAAGGCTCTGGATCGGCTTCcgagggggctggggagaggggcCGGAGGCCTGGACGGAGGCCGAGCTCAGGTTCTTCCGGCGCATCCGCGTCCCGGGGCGTATCCCGGGATATTCCATGGGGTGCTCCAGAGGAGCCTCCGGAGCCTCCACACTTGGGGCTCTGCAACTCCGCTCTTGGGTTTGGCGTTTTTGTGCTGAAATCAGCTTTTAGGCCTGGCTTGTAGTGCTTTCAAGCCTTAGTGCTTTTAGGCCCAGCTTTTTGGTGCTTCTAGGCATGACTTTTAGTGCTTTTAGGCCTTGGTGCTTTCAAGCCGTAGTGCTTCTAGGCCCAGATTTTGATGCTTCTAGGCCTGGCTTTTTGGTGCTTTTGGACCTGGCTTTCTGATCCCTCTAGGCCTGGCTTTTGGTGCTTTTAGGCCTTGGTGCTTTCAAGCCCAGCTTTCTGGCACTTTCAGATCTTTGTGCTTTTAGGCCCAGCTTTTTGTGGCTCCCAGGCCTGGCTTTTTGTGCTTTTAGGCCTCACTTTTTGGCACTTTTAGGCCTGACTTTTTGGTGCTTTTGGGCCCAGCTTTTTGGTGCTTTCAGACCCTTGTGCTTTTGGGCCTGGCTTTTTGCTCTTTTGGACCCTTGTGCTTTTAGGCCTTGCTTGGTGCTTTTAGGCCTGGCTCAGTGCTTTTCCCCACCTCAGCATTCGCAGTTAAGCCACTTTCACACCCATACAGGACAGACTGGGCCGTGCCCCCTTGGCCAACAGGGAATAAACACCTGGACCCTGTTCCTAAAGCGTTAATCCTGCCAGAACCTTCGTGGCTTTAGGCTGGAaagccttgccttgcccttaaGCTGCGCTTTTCCCCTCAGGGGTGAGGAAGAAGGCGAGTTACATCACGCCGGTGCCCGGCGGCGTGGGGCCTGTGACCGTGGCCATGCTGATGAAAAACACCATCATCGCTGCCAAGAAGCTGCTGAAACCCAAAGAGCTCGAGGCTCTCCCTGCCTAAGGAGGGCCCCTCAGAGCTGGGCCTAAGGAGGGCCCCTCAGAGCTGGGCCTAACGAGAGCCCCTCAGAGCTGGGCCTAAGGAGGGCCTCTGCATTTCAACATTCCAGACTGACTCCTGAACAGGCCGATAGAAAatgcaatatttttatttattgtctGGCATGGGGGGCTCTTTCCCTGCCTGGAGGTCACAGGTATTTATTGGAAGCTCGAGCTGAGCTGGGAGTATCCACACTCCTCCCGAGGCAGCCCCGCTCCTGCTCAGGATCCTGGGAATCCCAGCAATCCCATGGATGCGCAGCAATGGCCTCGATGGTTCTGTtctcccaatcccagccccgGGCGTTCCCAAGTTCCTCCTCCGTGCTGGATGTTTAGTTTAAGCTCTTCTGTAGAAGAATTACTTGAAGAAAAAACCAGTTGAAGAATTGAAGCCATATTTGTGTCCTGGGCCTGTGCAGGCCCTGGTAGGGGCAGAGCTGGTGTAACAAGTTCTAGtgtgcagctgggctggggtttttttgctctttgcgtggtgaatttttttaaaagcctttttttcctaACCAAAGAAGAcctaggggagggaggggggcggTTGGTGCCCGCACAGGGCCTGGGGGAGGTGTCCTGCACTGTGTTGTAAAAGTGTGAGTGCTTAGTGAGTAGTGTGGGCTGGCTAAATAAAGTGtgagaagacaaaaaataaatcatctTTGTGCCCTGGAATTATTGCTGAGCAATGGTTTCAGTCCTGGAAAGGAGCAGGGGTTTTGTTTGTCCAGCCTTTGGGAGCTGCCTCTTGTCCCTcgctgagcagggcagggtcTGGCTCCCACCCAGAGAGACAAAACTGCTCCACCTGGGCTGGAAAGAAGACAAATCTTGTCCTTTCCTGCCTGGACAAAGCCTGCCCAGCTTCCTGAGTGATTCCAGCTAAATCTGGGTGAGGATAAAGGAGTTTGTTTGCAAGCTTTGATTATCCTGTGAACGTGAACCTCGGGAAAAACGTCCCTGCAGGATTATCTGAGGGCAGTGAGGTGAATCTTGGACTCTCCCCTCCCTGGAATGACTGATCCCAcctttcccagagcaggaaagcTTTGTTTTCATGCCAGACTTGATCTCGGaggttttttcctcatttttaggATTCTAAAAGGGCTGGAGGTGCCACTGGTGCTGCACCCCCAGTGCTGACCCTCTCCTGCCAAAATTCCGTGGGGAGGGAAAGTTGGGATTCCTGGATCTGCCCCAGAAagacacagagagctgggagtcGTGGAAACGAGGTTTTTATTGGGTTGTATCACCGAGAAATACAAAATGGTTCAAGTGGTGCCGTGCTGGAGGCGGCCGAGCTGAGACTGCTGCGCTTTGCttgtacaaaaaaacccccaaaaccttgTGGGAAACCTCACCAGAAAGGGACAAACTGAGCCCAAAAAGCAGCCTGGAGT contains:
- the MTHFD2 gene encoding bifunctional methylenetetrahydrofolate dehydrogenase/cyclohydrolase, mitochondrial isoform X2, coding for MAAALRPLRALSRAALEPRDRRLHLSAARGDAVVISGRKLARQIRLEARHEVQQWVAAGNKRPHLSVVLVGENPASHSYVLNKTKAAADVGISSETILRPASITEEELLDLIGKLNNDTAVDGLLVQLPLPEHIDERKVCNAVSPDKDVDGFHVINVGRMCLDQYSMLPATPWGVWEIIKRTGIPTLGRNVVVAGRSKNVGMPIAMLLHTDGSHERPGGDATVTISHRYTPKEQLKQHTIRADIVVAAAGIPNLITADMIKEGAAVIDVGITRVQDPVTAKLRLVGDVDFEGQTGPCPLGQQGINTWTLFLKR
- the MTHFD2 gene encoding bifunctional methylenetetrahydrofolate dehydrogenase/cyclohydrolase, mitochondrial isoform X1 — protein: MAAALRPLRALSRAALEPRDRRLHLSAARGDAVVISGRKLARQIRLEARHEVQQWVAAGNKRPHLSVVLVGENPASHSYVLNKTKAAADVGISSETILRPASITEEELLDLIGKLNNDTAVDGLLVQLPLPEHIDERKVCNAVSPDKDVDGFHVINVGRMCLDQYSMLPATPWGVWEIIKRTGIPTLGRNVVVAGRSKNVGMPIAMLLHTDGSHERPGGDATVTISHRYTPKEQLKQHTIRADIVVAAAGIPNLITADMIKEGAAVIDVGITRVQDPVTAKLRLVGDVDFEGVRKKASYITPVPGGVGPVTVAMLMKNTIIAAKKLLKPKELEALPA
- the MTHFD2 gene encoding bifunctional methylenetetrahydrofolate dehydrogenase/cyclohydrolase, mitochondrial isoform X3 codes for the protein MAAALRPLRALSRAALEPRDRRLHLSAARGDAVVISGRKLARQIRLEARHEVQQWVAAGNKRPHLSVVLVGENPASHSYVLNKTKAAADVGISSETILRPASITEEELLDLIGKLNNDTAVDGLLVQLPLPEHIDERKVCNAVSPDKDVDGFHVINVGRMCLDQYSMLPATPWGVWEIIKRTGIPNLITADMIKEGAAVIDVGITRVQDPVTAKLRLVGDVDFEGVRKKASYITPVPGGVGPVTVAMLMKNTIIAAKKLLKPKELEALPA